Proteins co-encoded in one Haloarcula sp. DT43 genomic window:
- a CDS encoding pyridoxamine 5'-phosphate oxidase family protein: MEDIRSIRMSTEERNDFLGNGGTGVISFDSPDDGPPYTRPISYGYDASTGNFYFRLAVESEDADKSELIDEGREISFVTYDETDRGWRSVVATGRLDEITNSGLDPEVAEAMQQVRIPFVDLYDSHPLTVEFRFFRLSPGRVSGRKETGADE, encoded by the coding sequence ATGGAAGACATTCGCTCGATACGGATGAGTACGGAAGAACGGAACGACTTCTTAGGGAACGGTGGGACGGGTGTTATTTCGTTCGACTCGCCCGACGATGGCCCCCCGTACACCCGGCCAATTTCCTATGGCTACGACGCGAGTACGGGGAACTTCTACTTCCGGCTGGCTGTCGAGTCCGAGGACGCCGACAAGAGCGAACTCATCGACGAAGGACGAGAGATTTCGTTCGTTACGTACGACGAAACCGACCGCGGGTGGCGAAGTGTCGTCGCAACCGGCAGATTGGACGAAATCACGAACTCTGGACTCGACCCCGAAGTCGCCGAGGCGATGCAGCAAGTACGAATTCCGTTCGTGGACCTGTACGACAGTCACCCCCTCACAGTGGAGTTTCGCTTCTTCCGGCTCAGTCCCGGACGAGTTTCTGGTCGGAAAGAAACTGGAGCGGATGAGTGA
- a CDS encoding LamG domain-containing protein, with amino-acid sequence METPDLRYRFEGDLAATTGDHDLSGAGVSYVDGPEGSLAASWAGYASTEFEAIGSAEPLTFCYWMRDSGTQSTWDDDLIWRITSDDGDAVGAFCDTDGEPFLFTSGSNTLDESETSVLDSEWHHIAFVYQQRRNRMQLYVDGSRDYAIEYDDDLSGMDATTLMFGNVSDGGFKQYDGEIDDFRLYRRALSAAEIRQIAGAEQ; translated from the coding sequence TTGGAGACCCCGGATTTACGGTACCGCTTCGAGGGGGACCTCGCTGCTACGACCGGTGACCACGACCTCTCAGGAGCGGGAGTCTCGTATGTAGATGGCCCGGAGGGGTCCCTGGCCGCTTCCTGGGCGGGATACGCGTCTACTGAGTTCGAAGCAATCGGGTCCGCAGAACCGCTGACATTCTGCTATTGGATGCGAGACAGCGGCACGCAATCGACGTGGGATGACGACCTCATCTGGCGCATCACCAGCGACGACGGCGACGCTGTCGGGGCGTTTTGCGATACGGACGGGGAACCGTTCCTCTTTACTTCGGGCTCCAATACACTGGACGAGAGCGAGACAAGCGTCCTCGATAGCGAGTGGCACCACATCGCGTTCGTCTATCAGCAGCGCAGGAACCGAATGCAACTCTATGTGGACGGGAGCCGGGATTATGCCATTGAGTACGACGACGACTTGAGTGGCATGGACGCCACTACCCTTATGTTCGGAAACGTCAGTGACGGTGGTTTCAAGCAGTACGATGGGGAAATCGACGATTTTCGCCTGTATCGACGGGCGCTCAGTGCTGCCGAAATCAGACAAATCGCCGGCGCTGAGCAGTGA
- a CDS encoding PIN domain-containing protein, whose amino-acid sequence MKLVIDANVVISALIADSKTRELIVTLEPDLLTPAFVHDEIEDYEELIAEKSGMEPDRVTQFMDLLFQYIEVVPADDFYQAIERAKKAIGDTDPDDVLYLACAIASDAAIWSDDSDFDEQNLVETYSTTDVINSFDTR is encoded by the coding sequence ATGAAGCTGGTCATCGACGCCAACGTCGTCATCTCTGCGCTCATCGCTGATTCGAAAACGCGAGAACTTATCGTCACACTCGAACCCGACCTTCTGACACCTGCATTCGTCCACGACGAAATCGAGGACTACGAGGAGCTAATCGCCGAAAAGTCCGGGATGGAGCCGGACCGAGTGACACAATTCATGGACCTCTTGTTCCAGTATATCGAAGTTGTTCCTGCTGACGACTTCTACCAAGCTATCGAACGGGCTAAGAAAGCAATCGGTGACACCGACCCGGACGATGTTCTCTATCTGGCGTGTGCGATTGCCAGCGATGCGGCTATCTGGAGCGATGATTCAGACTTCGACGAACAGAATCTGGTCGAGACATACTCAACGACCGACGTGATCAACTCGTTCGACACCCGCTAA